A single window of Debaryomyces hansenii CBS767 chromosome F complete sequence DNA harbors:
- a CDS encoding DEHA2F10670p (similar to uniprot|P15424 Saccharomyces cerevisiae YDR194C MSS116 DEAD-box protein required for efficient splicing of mitochondrial Group I and II introns) produces the protein MFKLRPVARFLVFRTTSVSRGFTRGFTYSKVQYNEFAKLDNANEHANQVKKVADEVKIENKTESISTQDLAEDGPATFDGLAKTGHVHKDILKAIKLAKFTTLTPVQEKSLVPILEENGVVCRAKTGTGKTLAFVIPTLQCALENYDATRGARGKVHALVIAPTRDLALQIESEYKKIIQNMPNQAKNKIHMEVHMGGRKTRTGNVAPAIVIATPGRLNDNLRHSRFANMFTDLKYRVYDEADRLLDEGFSVTLDDIDDQLKQARSMATNPSASFKSVLFSATVDKSVSKFAKSVMGEDYKFINCVDENEPEAHENIEQTLVKTNNIGESFNGALAYIINNMNNAGFKAMVFLPTVTATDWFYSMLMNAKDKEMYDTQQTRKYGSKLLRLHGKMSQAARDRTVRDYRRLSHGILVCTDVAARGLDFSDVSDVVQMGPSSEVADYIHKIGRTARAGASGRSILFLSSSEKNYSKALQSKRGVKFEHEIQYETAEEDKKLVKEIGADVENVESFIPTFLGFYKQVGSAYKIAQHDSLSQIIDYYRFLINDPEAKLSVGKGFLRNVISVPPREASLYFDVPGGFNFSATNNRSSKRTFMDTSGDKRKNFKRGGFNKNYDDHGSRGYSDKGNYSRQSFGTSRNTRNDYSKNNSRDFKKTNNKRDNRWSSGNDEGGW, from the coding sequence ATGTTCAAGTTGAGACCGGTTGCAAGGTTTTTGGTATTCAGAACTACATCAGTGTCTAGGGGATTTACTAGAGGATTTACTTATAGTAAGGTTCAGTATAATGAGTTCGCAAAATTAGATAATGCTAATGAGCATGCGAATCAAGTAAAGAAGGTTGCAGATGAGgtaaaaattgaaaataaaacagaGTCCATTTCAACGCAGGATTTAGCGGAGGATGGGCCAGCCACATTTGATGGTTTGGCTAAGACTGGGCATGTCCACAAAGATATCTTAAAGGCCATTAAATTGGCTAAGTTTACGACATTAACTCCAGTGCAAGAAAAATCTCTTGTCCCGATTTTGGAAGAAAACGGAGTTGTCTGTCGTGCTAAGACAGGAACTGGTAAGACATTAGCATTTGTTATACCCACTTTGCAATGTGCGCTTGAAAATTACGATGCCACGAGAGGTGCAAGAGGCAAAGTACATGCTTTGGTAATTGCTCCAACCAGAGATTTAGCTTTGCAAATTGAATCTGAATATAAGAAGATTATCCAAAATATGCCTAATCAAGCTAAGAATAAGATTCATATGGAGGTGCACATGGGAGGCCGTAAAACCAGAACAGGTAACGTTGCTCCAGCAATTGTTATCGCCACTCCAGGAAGATTAAATGATAACTTAAGACACTCAAGGTTTGCTAACATGTTCACTGATTTGAAATATAGAGTTTATGATGAAGCTGATAGACTTTTAGATGAAGGTTTTTCTGTCACTTTAGACGATATTGACGATCAATTAAAACAAGCTCGTAGTATGGCCACAAATCCTAGCGCTTCATTTAAGTCAGTTTTATTTAGTGCTACTGTTGATAAATCCGTTTCCAAATTTGCTAAGTCAGTAATGGGAGAGgattataaatttattaattgtgTTGACGAAAACGAACCAGAAGCACATGAAAACATTGAACAAACATTGGTTAAAACTAATAATATTGGTGAATCTTTCAATGGGGCATTAGCATacatcattaataatatgaacAATGCAGGTTTCAAGGCAATGGTATTCTTACCAACTGTAACCGCTACCGATTGGTTTTATTCAATGTTGATGAACGCTAAAGACAAGGAAATGTATGATACTCAACAAACGAGAAAGTATGGCTCGAAGCTTTTACGTTTGCATGGAAAAATGAGTCAAGCTGCAAGAGATAGAACCGTTAGGGATTATCGTAGACTTTCTCATGGTATTTTGGTTTGCACGGATGTTGCAGCAAGAGGTTTAGATTTTAGCGATGTGAGTGATGTTGTCCAAATGGGACCTAGTTCTGAAGTTGCGGATTATATTCATAAGATCGGTAGAACTGCAAGAGCAGGTGCATCCGGTAGatctatattatttttatccAGTCTGGAAAAGAATTATAGTAAAGCATTACAGTCTAAGAGAGGTGTTAAATTTGAACACGAAATACAATATGAAACTGccgaagaagataaaaagCTAGTCAAAGAAATTGGTGCTGATGTGGAGAATGTAGAAAGTTTTATTCCTACTTTCTTAGGCTTTTATAAGCAAGTTGGATCTGCTTATAAAATCGCACAACatgattcattatcacaaattattgattattataGATTTTTAATCAATGATCCTGAAGCTAAGCTTTCAGTTGGAAAAGGATTCTTGAGAAACGTTATAAGCGTTCCTCCTCGTGAGGCTAGTCTCTACTTTGATGTTCCAGGTGGATTTAACTTCAGTGCGACAAATAATCGTTCTTCAAAGAGAACTTTTATGGATACTTCTGGTGataaaagaaagaatttcAAGAGAGGCGGATTTAACAAGAATTACGATGATCACGGAAGTAGAGGTTACTCTGATAAAGGCAATTATAGCAGACAAAGTTTTGGTACTTCAAGAAATACTAGAAATGATTACTCAAAGAATAACTCTAGGGATTTTAAAAAGACCAATAACAAGCGCGATAATAGATGGAGCAGTGGAAATGATGAAGGTGGGTGGTAA
- a CDS encoding DEHA2F10692p (similar to CA4999|IPF2024 Candida albicans IPF2024 unknown function), producing MNPNQQENESGIQKNFLSKIKQNYSNKFSNISLSSSIQNMSIHSDHDGNSEDDTLIHNAFVKYFDSKGEPYPEWLGVKTKEQNSRPSNSNSNSHYRSEYQPVYSSYNSGGQGASQNQQNQNSGTRSQAPSYFQPQHTPHNASQNTSQHAPQHVPEAEPQRPTYTPRSSSRLQDMYNKSRQQSIPGSGYNTQSYPSGPLRTNSSTTGSRLRERMLNTSPSMNGLNQATKNNNPNTDSSGNSKATWGRR from the coding sequence ATGAATCCCAATCAGCAAGAAAATGAGTCGGGTATTCAGAAGAACTTCCTATCTAAGATAAAACAGAAttattctaataaattttctaatatttcattatcgtCATCGATTCAAAATATGTCAATACACTCTGACCATGATGGAAATTCGGAAGATGATACTTTGATCCATAATGCATTTGTTAAATATTTCGATAGTAAAGGTGAGCCATATCCGGAGTGGTTAGGCGTTAAAACTAAGGAGCAAAACAGCAGGCCTAGCAATAGCAATAGCAATAGCCATTATCGTTCAGAATACCAGCCGGTATATTCTAGTTACAATAGTGGTGGACAAGGGGCGAgtcaaaatcaacaaaaccAAAACTCTGGGACTCGAAGCCAGGCACCATCATATTTCCAACCTCAACATACTCCACACAATGCTTCACAAAATACTTCACAACATGCTCCACAACATGTGCCAGAAGCAGAACCTCAAAGACCAACATATACACCTAGATCGTCGAGCCGTTTACAAGATATGTATAACAAATCAAGACAGCAGTCTATACCTGGCTCGGGATACAATACGCAATCTTATCCATCCGGCCCATTAAGAACGAATAGCTCGACTACAGGATCAAGACTTAGAGAAAGAATGCTCAATACTTCTCCAAGTATGAATGGATTGAACCAAGCGACTAAAAACAATAATCCAAATACAGACTCTTCAGGAAATTCGAAGGCTACGTGGGGAAGAAGGTGA
- a CDS encoding DEHA2F10714p (some similarities with uniprot|P25366 Saccharomyces cerevisiae YCR095C Cytoplasmic protein required for replication of Brome mosaic virus in S. cerevisiae which is a model system for studying replication of positive- strand RNA viruses in their natural hosts AND similar to CA5000|IPF2023 Candida albicans IPF2023 unknown function): protein MLVPPDNFGLVEPGIYRCSKLEPEHFPFLETLQLKSLVVLDAEKPPRLLKNFIEANNIEIHNLGGLKISNHNHTGANSSSNKDDNEDDANTETSSVSSKTETGVYNLGKSEIETVKLTSKSKNDQWMLIERNIIAGAFELLLNKSKHNILLIDSTSTLVGILRKIQKWNFNSIINEYRIYSGNSNKSNYYAENFLELLQTELIPFEIDRLNALLKQQEQREEQYQQEQRTQAPPYQYGSSKARSIFRSPDFQISGSRKNSIDSSQLEHQFDDENDNESIDDEDIDDELLSASPQIPANLLKLAEMRKQDNPRKESIDSTGSDDDKFTPGTSPKYVRSNRNNSLNNDMIQYASRGSYERRYSLADHKFSRPGSFSNGNHKFRNQSISSSSPSIRCSFEGSSSLVKRLREREDIEKLKDSKHSKSIDIIPEEARLLRENYDYKFYKKLDKYPISFENVSIIKLKLPPDNKLPDWFIKNRDCWEENFRILNKV from the coding sequence ATGTTAGTTCCACCAGATAACTTTGGCCTTGTAGAGCCAGGTATTTATAGGTGCAGTAAGCTAGAGCCTGAACATTTCCCGTTTTTAGAGACCTTGcaattaaaatcattagtGGTTCTAGATGCTGAGAAGCCACCACGCTTGCTAAAGAATTTCATTGAAGCTAACAATATAGAAATACATAACCTAGGAGGGTTAAAAATATCGAATCATAATCATACCGGTGCCAATTCTAGCTCAAATAAAGACGACAACGAAGATGATGCTAATACGGAGACATCATCCGTCAGTAGCAAAACAGAGACAGGAGTATACAACCTTGgaaaatctgaaattgaaactGTCAAACTTACCAGTAAAAGTAAGAATGATCAATGGATGTTAATAGAAAGGAACATAATAGCGGGGGCATTTGAATTGCTATTGAATAAAAGTAAGCACAATATCCTATTAATCGACTCAACATCAACATTAGTTGGAATACTACGGAAAATTCAGAAATGgaattttaattctattattaaCGAATACAGAATATACTCAGGAAACTCAAATAAAAGCAATTACTATGCAGAGAACTTTCTAGAGTTATTACAAACGGAGTTGATACCGTTCGAAATAGATCGTTTAAATGCACTTTTGAAACAGCAAGAACAAAGAGAAGAACAGTATCAACAAGAACAGCGTACACAGGCTCCGCCGTATCAATATGGATCGAGTAAGGCCAGATCTATTTTCCGAAGTCCtgattttcaaatatcaGGCTCAAGAAAGAATTCTATAGACAGTAGCCAACTCGAACATCAATTCGATGACGagaatgataatgaaagtattgatgatgaagatattgatgatgagCTATTATCCGCCTCACCGCAAATCCCAGCTAATCTCTTGAAGTTGGCTGAAATGAGAAAGCAAGATAATCCCAGAAAGGAATCGATAGATTCGACTGGTTCAGACGATGATAAATTTACTCCTGGAACATCTCCAAAATATGTCAGATCCAACAGAAATAATAGTTTAAACAACGATATGATTCAATATGCATCAAGAGGGAGTTATGAGAGAAGATATTCATTGGCTGATCATAAATTCAGTCGCCCAGGAAGTTTCAGTAATGGGAATCATAAATTTAGAAACCAGAGTATTAGCAGCTCATCACCCTCAATACGATGTTCGTTTGAAGGTTCTCTGAGTCTTGTTAAACGATTAAGGGAAAGAGAGGATATCGAAAAGTTAAAAGATTCAAAACATTCTAAATCAATAGATATTATTCCCGAGGAGGCACGATTATTACGAGAAAATTACGATTACAAGTTCTACAAGAAGTTAGATAAATATCCAATAAGTTTTGAAAACGTTAGTATTATTAAGCTCAAATTACCGCctgataataaattgccCGACTGGTTTATAAAGAATAGAGACTGTTGGGAGGAGAATTTcagaatattgaataaagtttaa
- a CDS encoding DEHA2F10736p (similar to uniprot|Q01217 Saccharomyces cerevisiae YER069W ARG5 6 Bifunctional enzyme with acetylglutamate kinase and N-acetyl-gamma-glutamyl-phosphate reductase activities catalyzes the second and third steps in the biosynthesis of the arginine precursor ornithine) — protein MLRQVVGRSVVKRLSSVANKEIVGSVSLSNRLRSTKTTTRFYSTRSTVVQLLNNIGSKREVEQYLKYFTSVSQQQFAVIKVGGAIITQQLPELASCLAFLYHVGLYPIVLHGTGPQINELLENEGVEPEYSDGIRITNPKTMEVVRKCFLEQNLRLVTALEKMGVHARPITAGVFGADYLDKDKYQLVGKVNSVNKSPVESAIEAGYLPILTSLAETPSGQLLNVNADVAAGELAREFEPLKIVYLNEKGGIINGNTGEKVSMINLDEEYDDLMKESWVKYGTKLKIKEIHDLLQHLPRSSSVAIIDVDDLQKELFTDSGAGTLIRRGYKLISRNSLKEFGNPDLLRAALLRDPEIKSGKLSVASYLKHLESIEFKSYGDEPLEVLAIVTKNGSRFPKLDKFLSSRTGWLNNVTDNIFNSIKKDYKSLYWIVSENDSNLSWYFSKSDGSFSKNGEILFWYGLNTEEVSQLINQFDSSSIGSALSSSSESGIFSSPTQKKGLHTMARRSYSSNPNPPIREGKNTQKAKVALIGARGYTGQNLINMIDSHPFLELSHVSSRELKGQKLKGYNKDNIVYSNLQVEDIKELEKNNEVDVWVMALPNGVCKPFVEAIESIPNNKSKIIDLSADYRFDTTGEWVYGLPELNDRNAIASAKKISNPGCYATAAQCAIAPLVSYINGTPSIFGVSGYSGAGTKPSPKNDVKFLANNIIPYSLTDHIHEKEISSQLGLDVAFTPHVAQWFQGISHTISIPIKPKSLSSREIRNIYQDRYQGEQLITISGEAPLVKDISGKHGVVVGGFAVNSKQDRVVIVATIDNLLKGASTQCLQNINLTMGYGEFEGIPDDLVIRG, from the coding sequence ATGTTAAGACAAGTAGTTGGTAGATCTGTTGTCAAGAGATTAAGTTCTGTTGCCAATAAAGAGATAGTTGGATCTGTTTCTTTGAGTAATAGACTCAGAAGCACGAAAACAACCACAAGGTTCTACTCCACTAGATCAACCGTagttcaattattgaataacaTTGGATCTAAAAGAGAAGTAGAGCAATATTTAAAGTATTTTACTTCTGTATCTCAGCAACAGTTTGCTGTTATTAAAGTTGGTGGAGCAATTATAACACAACAATTACCTGAATTAGCTTCATGTCTTGCATTCTTATACCATGTTGGGTTGTATCCGATTGTCTTACATGGCACTGGTCCACAAATTAATGagttattagaaaatgaaggTGTTGAACCAGAATATCTGGATGGAATTCGTATCACCAATCCTAAAACTATGGAAGTGGTCAGAAAATGTTTCTTAGAACAGAATTTAAGATTAGTTACAGCACTTGAAAAAATGGGTGTTCACGCCAGACCAATAACGGCAGGTGTTTTTGGAGCTGACTATTTGGATAAGGATAAATACCAATTAGTTGGTAAAGTTAATTCTGTGAATAAATCGCCTGTTGAATCAGCCATTGAAGCAGGTTATTTGCCGATTTTAACTTCTTTAGCAGAAACCCCTTCTGGTCAACTCTTGAATGTAAATGCCGACGTAGCTGCTGGTGAATTAGCCAGAGAGTTTGAACCTTTGAAGATTGTTTACTTGAATGAGAAGGGTGGTATTATTAACGGTAATACCGGTGAAAAGGTAAGCATGATCAACTTAGATGAGGAATATGATGACTTGATGAAGGAAAGTTGGGTCAAATATGGTACAAAGTTGaagatcaaagaaattCACGATTTGTTACAACATTTACCAAGATCTTCATCTGTCGCTattattgatgttgatgatttacAAAAGGAATTATTTACTGATTCTGGGGCTGGAACTTTAATTAGAAGAGgttataaattaattagccgtaattctttgaaagaatttggtAATCCTGATTTGTTAAGAGCTGCTTTGTTAAGAGACCCAGAAATAAAATCTGGCAAATTATCTGTTGCATCTTACTTAAAGCATTTAGAATCAATCGAATTCAAATCTTATGGTGACGAACCTTTAGAAGTTTTAGCCATTGTTACTAAAAATGGCTCTCGTTTTCCAAAGTTGGATAAGTTTTTGTCATCAAGAACTGGCTGGTTAAATAACGTCACGGATAACATTTTTAACTCTATTAAGAAGGATTATAAATCGTTATATTGGATAGTGAGTGAAAATGATTCCAACTTGTCGTGGtacttttcaaaatctgaCGGTTCGTTCTCAAAGAACGGTGAAATCTTATTCTGGTACGGTTTGAATACAGAGGAAGTTTCCCAAttaattaatcaatttgattCTTCTAGTATTGGCTCCGCATTGTCATCCTCTAGTGAGTCTGGTATTTTCAGTTCCCCAACCCAAAAGAAGGGATTACATACAATGGCCCGCCGTTCTTACTCAAGTAACCCAAACCCACCAATTCGTGAAGGTAAGAATACTCAAAAAGCCAAGGTTGCGCTTATTGGTGCCAGAGGTTATACTGGACAAAATTTAATCAATATGATTGATAGTCATCCATTTTTAGAGTTGTCTCATGTTTCTTCTCGTGAATTAAAGGGACAAAAGTTAAAGGGCTATAATAAGGATAATATTGTTTATTCTAACTTACAAGTCGAGGACATTAAAGAACTTGAAAAGAACAATGAAGTTGATGTTTGGGTTATGGCATTACCAAATGGTGTCTGTAAACCATTTGTTGAAGCAATTGAATCTattccaaataataaatcgaAAATTATCGATTTATCTGCCGATTACAGATTTGATACTACTGGTGAGTGGGTTTATGGTTTACCTGAATTGAATGATCGTAATGCAATTGCATCGGCTAAGAAAATCTCAAATCCGGGCTGTTACGCAACAGCCGCCCAATGTGCAATCGCACCCTTAGTCTCTTATATTAACGGCACCCCATCAATATTTGGTGTTTCAGGTTATTCTGGGGCTGGTACTAAACCATCCCCTAAAAATGATGTCAAGTTTTTGgctaataatataattccTTACTCGTTGACAGACCATATACATGAAAAGGAAATCAGCAGCCAATTAGGTTTAGATGTTGCATTTACACCACACGTTGCACAATGGTTCCAGGGTATCTCTCACACTATTTCAATTCCCATTAAACCAAAATCCTTAAGTTCTCGtgaaattagaaatatttatcaagaCAGATATCAAGGTGAACAGTTGATCACCATAAGCGGTGAAGCTCCTTTAGTTAAGGATATCAGTGGTAAACATGGTGTAGTTGTTGGTGGTTTTGCAGTGAATTCAAAACAAGATAGAGTTGTGATTGTTGCTACTATCGATAACTTATTAAAAGGTGCATCCACTCAATGCTTACAAAACATTAATTTGACTATGGGTTATGGCGAATTTGAAGGAATTCCTGACGATTTAGTCATAAGAGGTTAg
- a CDS encoding DEHA2F10758p (weakly similar to CA2838|IPF8339 Candida albicans IPF8339 unknown function), whose protein sequence is MQESSEEANDSISTSSTSTSLELPEYILRNLTPTKRSNSKDKNHRIRKSQIIQSKTLKLKKRSQTIHQKIQNLKLHQEIISNKIAEDLSDNLYRANERRMAFLAKRRERARKLQLTSLKLPIVLPLSEEPIACPKNGGNRKEFVVGDIQSIIIIQKRIKKHILLRNINHFKAFQVSTRLTQMTYNETLSLLKPSTEFTKTTVAILRNLNLPDILPQQKYKSFLYSLIMIADYKDSLIYHTHSGFNTNISDRNINNLANSVSLLLFKSAETVIHKFSEFIYSDLNEIEDPWSLPKLKLCKSWKVYHFLFQIFRSLHFNNCMVIINDALEIVQKQLLASQAIEIEMQREKYADNHKYLYKLSQVFKFSGTEWAYFGEDPRSFVNNIKLQVFDKALPERPKVKASIEVLEGLDNITESPSNHSIIFERLIFNVPPKIPINKWRKYWVQQYRAEKRMNINNRYGIPNTLKSGFFNLNYQNTSSNIYVENVFRDLDMASTHSKYESLRGEKDLHLFSTDFDFIVSDIFLILYEYCIKFENINNSEGFDIAITQFRTLKNSYQVAKSSTHKELLQYFKLHFFCLSHLASIGPFVLDFVPNACSGFIDILNHLQQVSPNEFEVFINFYEELEILGMNLWVNKCKNDSIKKTKSFENVCLFISRKNFKIENGTNSPHLRFPLFYNFLSRYDNDFDRHFLSYSSIIDSTFEYPDFESFSVNALSLRYFRHIYINSILGNLWNRNSKYDPDYLTNEFNVFFKEEMKVLSIKCRVLLISDCVLHLILNFYSKAEISLNGQHYMKFKGVSIQKMADIIIRYFSENINPPDIGVFISNLIGAHTEEDSNLNIDHLISYVYKEYNTLIEQDGYSLLKRTLTDKFVKLINTGPISTEFECLLKGNFTYFTIPTRQIIDEINEILEEIYDLYSPLLNWIYKDIGEPTI, encoded by the coding sequence ATGCAAGAGAGTTCGGAAGAAGCTAATGATTCGATATCAACGTCTTCTACTTCAACGCTGCTCGAATTACCAGAGTACATACTTAGAAACCTAACTCCAACTAAGAGGAGTAACTCGAAAGATAAGAACCATCGAATAAGGAAACTGCAGATTATTCAATCAAAAACCCttaaattaaagaagagGTCCCAAACAATTCATCAGAAGATTCAAAACTTGAAGTTACACCAGGAAATAATTTCTAACAAGATTGCAGAAGATTTATCAGACAACTTATACCGTGCtaatgaaagaagaatggCATTTCTTGCAAAAAGACGAGAGCGGGCCAGAAAACTTCAATTAACTTCGTTAAAATTACCAATTGTACTACCTTTATCTGAGGAACCAATCGCATGTCCCAAAAATGGAGGAAACAGGAAAGAGTTTGTAGTCGGCGATATCCAGagtatcattattattcaaaaaagGATTAAAAAACACATATTACTCCGCAATATCAACCATTTTAAAGCTTTCCAGGTTTCTACAAGACTAACACAAATGACATATAATGAAACACTACTGTTGCTCAAACCTCTGACAGAATTTACTAAGACCACAGTTGCTATTCTTAGAAATCTCAATTTACCAGATATACTTCCCCAGCAAAAGTATAAaagttttctttattctttgattaTGATTGCAGACTATAAAgattctttaatttatcataCTCATTCTGGATTcaatacaaatatatctGATAGAAATATAAACAACCTTGCAAATTCAGTGTCTCTTCTTTTATTCAAACTGGCTGAAACTGTCATACATAAATTCTCTGAATTCATTTACAGTGATCttaatgaaatagaagaCCCCTGGAGTTTACCGAAATTAAAGCTATGCAAAAGTTGGAAAgtttatcattttctatttcaGATATTTAGAAGTCTACATTTTAATAATTGCATGGTCATCATAAATGATGCATTGgaaattgttcaaaaaCAGTTGTTAGCTTCTCAAgctattgaaattgaaatgcAAAGGGAAAAATATGCTGATAATCACAAGTATTTATACAAACTTTCACAAGTTTTCAAGTTCTCTGGCACGGAATGGGCTTATTTTGGAGAAGATCCACGTAGCTTTGTTAACAATATAAAGTTACAAGTATTTGATAAAGCCTTGCCTGAAAGGCCTAAAGTTAAAGCTAGTATAGAGGTACTAGAAGGGCTAGATAATATAACCGAAAGCCCCTCAAATCACTCCATAATATTTGAACGTCTTATCTTTAACGTACCACCCAAAATACCTATAAATAAATGGAGAAAATATTGGGTACAACAATATCGTGCTgaaaaaagaatgaatattaataataggTATGGAATTCCTAATACCTTGAAGTCAGGATTTTTTAATCTTAATTATCAGAACACGTCATCCAATATTTATGTCGAGAATGTGTTCAGAGATTTAGATATGGCTTCAACCCACAGTAAATACGAGTCCTTACGTGGTGAAAAAGATTTGCATTTATTTCTGACTGactttgattttattgtaAGTGATATCTTCCTAATCCTATATGAGTATTGCATAAAGTTCGAGAACATTAATAATAGTGAAGGGTTTGATATTGCTATCACACAATTTAgaacattgaaaaattcttatCAGGTTGCAAAATCTAGCACTCATAAAGAGCTATTACAATACTTTAAGCTTCATTTCTTCTGTTTAAGTCACTTGGCATCAATCGGTCCATTTGTTTTAGATTTTGTACCGAATGCTTGTAGTGGGTTTATTGATATCTTGAATCATCTACAACAAGTATCTCcaaatgaatttgaagtattCATAAATTTCTATGAGGAATTAGAGATATTGGGAATGAACTTATGGGTGAATAAATGTAAGAACGATAGTATTAAGAAAACCAAAAGCTTTGAAAATGTTTGTCTATTCATATCAAGGAAGAATTTTAAGATAGAAAATGGTACTAATTCTCCTCATTTACGATTTCCGTTATTCTACAACTTTCTATCGCGATACGACAATGACTTTGATCGGCACTTCTTGCTGTATAGTTCAATCATTGACTCAACCTTTGAGTATCcagattttgaatcattcCTGGTGAATGCTCTCAGTCTTAGATACTTTAGACACATCTACATTAATTCGATTTTGGGTAATCTTTGGAATCGTAATAGCAAATATGATCCAGATTATTTAactaatgaatttaatgtatttttcaaagaggAAATGAAAGTGCTTAGCATCAAATGCCGGGTACTTCTTATTTCTGATTGTGTACTACACTTGATCTTAAATTTCTATTCTAAAGCCGAAATAAGCCTTAATGGCCAACATTATATGAAGTTTAAGGGTGTTTCCATACAAAAGATGGCGGATATTATAATAAGGTATTTTTCAGAGAATATAAATCCCCCAGATATTGGTGTTTTCATTTCCAATCTTATAGGGGCTCATACCGAAGAAGACCTGAACCTAAATATTGatcatttgatttcttaCGTCTATAAAGAGTATAACACATTGATCGAGCAAGATGGGTATTCGCTACTTAAACGAACTCTAACTGACAAGTTTGTCAAACTAATTAACACTGGTCCTATATCAACTGAATTCGAATGCTTATTGAAGGGAAACTTCACATATTTTACGATTCCGACAAGACAGATaatagatgaaattaacgaaattcttgaagaaatatatgaTTTATACTCTCCATTATTGAACTGGATTTATAAGGATATAGGTGAGCCTAcaatatag